A single genomic interval of Zingiber officinale cultivar Zhangliang chromosome 4A, Zo_v1.1, whole genome shotgun sequence harbors:
- the LOC121970025 gene encoding methionine gamma-lyase-like: protein MAEIVPTTAFVIGKKRGAEEEEDGGAGDQWALLPKRTTVGDPVAALASARHEFGEHGGVNMSIEASATFTVMEADTMRRMFSGELGPDRDFFIYSRHFNPTVLNLSRQMAAIEGTEAAYCTASGMSAISAVLIQLCGAGGHVVASGRLYGGTHALLSHFLPYACGIRATFVDIDDLEAVRAAVIEGETKVLYVETISNPTLAVANVPRLSEIAREKGVKLVADNTFAPMVLSPARLGADVVIHSVSKFISGGADIIAGAICGPASLVNSMMDLHKGALMLMGPTMNAKVAFEISERLPHLSLRMKEHCNRALVYATRMRKMGLKVIYPGLDDHPHHSLLASLANPGYGFGGLLCLDMVTEERANKLMHHLQNTTQFGLMAVSLGYYETLMSCSGSSTSSEMSPEERAQAGISPGLVRMSVGYSGTVEQRWSQFERALSLLHPLPKQQQHV from the exons ATGGCGGAGATTGTTCCTACGACGGCCTTCGTGATCGGCAAGAAGCGCGGcgctgaggaggaggaggatggtgGCGCCGGCGATCAGTGGGCCTTGTTGCCCAAGCGGACGACCGTAGGGGATCCGGTGGCGGCGCTCGCAAGCGCGCGCCATGAGTTCGGGGAGCACGGCGGGGTTAACATGTCGATCGAGGCGTCGGCGACGTTCACGGTTATGGAGGCCGATACGATGCGCCGTATGTTCTCCGGCGAGCTCGGCCCCGACCGCGATTTCTTCATCTACAGCCGCCACTTCAACCCCACCGTCCTCAACCTCAGCCGTCAGATGGCGGCGATCGAGGGCACCGAGGCGGCCTACTGCACCGCCAGCGGCATGTCCGCCATCTCCGCCGTCCTGATCCAACTCTGCGGCGCCGGCGGTCACGTCGTCGCCTCCGGCCGCCTCTACGGCGGCACCCATGCCCTACTCTCGCACTTCCTCCCCTACGCCTGCGGGATCCGGGCTACGTTCGTCGACATCGACGATCTGGAGGCCGTGAGGGCGGCGGTTATCGAGGGGGAGACCAAGGTGCTGTACGTGGAGACAATCTCGAACCCGACGCTGGCGGTGGCCAACGTCCCACGTCTGAGCGAGATCGCGAGGGAGAAGGGGGTGAAACTGGTGGCGGACAACACCTTCGCCCCGATGGTGTTGTCGCCAGCGCGCCTCGGCGCCGACGTCGTCATCCACAGCGTCTCCAAGTTCATCAGCGGCGGCGCGGACATCATCGCAG GTGCAATCTGCGGTCCGGCGAGCCTTGTGAACTCGATGATGGATCTGCATAAGGGCGCCCTGATGCTGATGGGACCCACCATGAACGCGAAGGTAGCCTTCGAGATCTCGGAGCGGCTCCCCCACCTGTCCCTGCGCATGAAGGAGCACTGCAACCGCGCGCTGGTCTACGCCACCCGCATGCGCAAGATGGGACTGAAGGTCATCTACCCGGGCCTGGACGACCACCCGCACCACTCCCTCCTCGCCTCCCTCGCCAACCCCGGCTACGGCTTCGGCGGCCTGCTCTGCCTCGACATGGTCACCGAGGAGCGCGCAAACAAGCTGATGCACCACCTGCAGAACACCACGCAGTTCGGGCTGATGGCGGTCAGCCTCGGCTACTACGAGACTCTCATGTCATGCTCCGGCAGCAGCACCAGCAGCGAGATGAGCCCCGAGGAGCGCGCCCAGGCGGGCATTTCGCCTGGTCTCGTACGCATGTCCGTCGGCTACAGTGGCACGGTAGAGCAGCGCTGGAGTCAGTTCGAGCGGGCTCTTTCTCTCCTTCACCCTTTGCCCAAGCAGCAGCAGCATGTCTAA